Within Kutzneria chonburiensis, the genomic segment CGCGGTGCACGCCCTCCCCCACGCCGACACGGACACGATTCTCACCACCGTCCGGCGGGACCTGGCCGAGGTCTCCCACCAGGCCATCTATGACGTGCTCAAAGTCCTCACCACGGCCAACCTGGTCCGGCGCATCCAACCGGCCGGCCACGTGGCCCGCTACGAGTCCCGGGTCCGGGACAACCACCACCATGTCGTGTGCCGATCGTGCGGCGTGATCGCCG encodes:
- a CDS encoding Fur family transcriptional regulator, with product MPTSSDYERMLRGAALRVTRPRVAVLSAVHALPHADTDTILTTVRRDLAEVSHQAIYDVLKVLTTANLVRRIQPAGHVARYESRVRDNHHHVVCRSCGVIADADCAVGAAPCLTASDDHGFTIDEAEVTYWGQCADCASAPRP